From a single Flavobacterium sp. genomic region:
- the kynU gene encoding kynureninase, whose amino-acid sequence MIFKNSREFAQSLDANDELRTYRDEFHFPKVNGKQVIYFTGNSLGLQPKRTKLYVDEVMSDWANMAVEGHFYSDKPWWDYQERFAVPLSEIVGAKPSEVGVMNTLTVNLHLLMVSFYNPTPKKYKIICEEKAFPSDQYMFQSQLKFHGFDPKDAIVEIKRREGEANIRLEDVLAKIEEVGSELALVLIGGVNYYTGQVFDMKTITAAGQKQGAYVGWDLAHAAGNIKLDLHDWNVDFAAWCSYKYMNSGPGNASGFFVHEKHHNDKELKRFAGWYGHNKERRFKMEPDFDPVHGADGWQISNLPILSLAPYLASVEMFAEVGMDKLIAKRNLITAYLEFVLHEIDNELDGAEFEILTPSNQDERGCQLSVYLHGQGRELFERLMKNGVITDWREPNVIRLAPAPFYCSFEDMYDFGQILKDLILNK is encoded by the coding sequence ATGATGAATTAAGAACGTATAGAGATGAATTTCATTTTCCAAAAGTAAACGGAAAACAGGTAATTTATTTTACAGGAAATTCTTTAGGATTACAACCTAAAAGAACTAAATTGTATGTTGATGAAGTAATGTCTGATTGGGCAAATATGGCAGTAGAGGGTCATTTTTATTCAGACAAACCTTGGTGGGACTATCAAGAAAGATTTGCTGTGCCATTAAGTGAAATTGTAGGAGCAAAGCCTTCTGAGGTTGGTGTAATGAATACTTTAACAGTTAATTTACATCTATTAATGGTGTCTTTTTATAATCCAACGCCTAAGAAGTATAAAATTATTTGTGAAGAAAAAGCTTTTCCAAGTGATCAATATATGTTTCAAAGTCAATTAAAATTCCATGGTTTTGATCCAAAAGATGCTATAGTCGAAATTAAAAGGAGAGAAGGTGAAGCAAATATTCGTTTGGAAGATGTTTTGGCTAAAATTGAAGAAGTTGGAAGCGAATTAGCGTTGGTGCTTATAGGTGGTGTAAATTATTATACGGGTCAAGTGTTTGATATGAAAACCATCACAGCTGCAGGACAAAAACAAGGCGCTTATGTTGGATGGGATTTAGCTCACGCTGCTGGAAATATAAAATTAGACTTACACGATTGGAATGTAGATTTTGCGGCTTGGTGTAGTTATAAATACATGAATTCTGGGCCTGGAAATGCCTCTGGTTTTTTTGTTCATGAAAAACATCATAACGACAAAGAGCTTAAACGTTTTGCGGGTTGGTACGGTCACAATAAAGAGCGTCGTTTTAAAATGGAACCTGATTTTGACCCTGTGCATGGAGCTGACGGATGGCAAATTAGTAACTTACCAATTTTATCATTAGCACCTTATTTAGCTTCGGTGGAAATGTTTGCAGAAGTTGGAATGGATAAATTAATTGCTAAGCGTAATCTTATCACCGCTTATTTAGAGTTTGTTTTACATGAAATAGATAATGAATTAGATGGTGCAGAATTTGAAATTCTTACCCCGTCAAATCAAGATGAACGCGGTTGTCAGTTATCGGTATATTTACACGGACAAGGAAGGGAATTATTTGAAAGACTAATGAAAAACGGAGTTATAACCGATTGGAGAGAACCAAATGTTATTCGTTTGGCACCAGCCCCATTTTATTGTTCTTTTGAAGACATGTATGATTTTGGACAAATATTAAAAGATTTGATTTTAAATAAATAA
- a CDS encoding agmatinase family protein, protein MTKEQILENFDPSQPGLSDATIFGLPFSAEQSEIIVIPVPWEVTVSYGAGASKGPEAVLNASFQIDLKHQEFPELWKLGIYLDKAPSELRKKSKKFKKQAAPIIKALESGLILDHHPSLAKDLEEINYACSDMVEAVREQTLNWMNKGKKVVLLGGDHSTPLGYYQALATKYDNFGILHLDAHMDLRIAYEGFTYSHASIMYNALQIPQISKIVQVGIRDFCEQEVEVALNDRVLVHTDSDLKQEAFEGKTWQQQCDQIIASLPEKVCISFDIDGMYSWYCPNTGTPVPGGFSFEQAAYLFSRLAETNKEIIGFDLVEVAPGKDDWDGNVGARMLFHMCGVFAKSQKMNVGNKIQFNK, encoded by the coding sequence ATGACTAAAGAACAAATTTTAGAAAACTTCGATCCTTCTCAGCCTGGATTATCTGATGCTACTATTTTTGGTTTGCCATTTTCGGCAGAACAAAGTGAAATTATTGTAATACCAGTACCATGGGAAGTCACGGTAAGTTATGGCGCAGGAGCTTCAAAAGGACCTGAGGCTGTTTTAAATGCTTCTTTTCAAATAGATTTAAAGCATCAAGAGTTTCCTGAATTATGGAAATTAGGCATTTATTTAGATAAAGCTCCTAGTGAATTAAGAAAAAAATCCAAGAAATTTAAAAAACAAGCTGCGCCAATTATCAAAGCTTTGGAAAGTGGATTAATTTTAGATCACCATCCTTCATTGGCTAAAGATTTGGAAGAAATCAATTATGCCTGTTCAGATATGGTAGAAGCTGTTCGTGAGCAAACGCTAAATTGGATGAATAAAGGTAAAAAAGTGGTTTTATTAGGAGGTGATCACTCAACTCCATTAGGGTATTACCAAGCTTTGGCAACCAAATATGACAACTTCGGAATCTTACATTTAGATGCACACATGGATTTGCGTATTGCTTATGAAGGATTTACGTATTCACACGCTTCTATTATGTATAACGCATTGCAAATTCCACAAATTTCTAAAATTGTGCAAGTAGGAATTCGCGATTTCTGTGAGCAAGAAGTTGAAGTAGCTTTAAACGATAGAGTTTTAGTACATACCGACAGCGATTTAAAACAAGAAGCTTTCGAAGGTAAAACTTGGCAACAACAATGCGATCAAATAATCGCTTCGTTACCAGAAAAAGTATGTATTTCTTTTGATATTGATGGTATGTATTCGTGGTATTGTCCAAATACAGGAACACCAGTTCCAGGCGGATTTTCATTTGAACAAGCCGCTTATTTGTTCAGTCGCTTAGCAGAAACTAATAAAGAAATCATCGGATTTGATTTAGTTGAGGTTGCACCTGGTAAAGATGATTGGGATGGAAACGTTGGCGCTAGAATGTTGTTCCACATGTGTGGGGTTTTTGCTAAATCTCAAAAAATGAATGTTGGAAATAAGATTCAATTTAATAAGTAA